Proteins from a single region of Streptococcus mitis:
- a CDS encoding TIGR02206 family membrane protein translates to MFHQFITRTQTVPPPISLFWYGVMMLVLMLCIYGALAYHKNPKFVYLFKGIQILQLLALYSWYVGFGIPFSNSLPFYHCRLAMFAVVFLPDKWKSKQYFALLGASGAVFALVYPVFDPYDFPHITSFSFLIGHYALLVNSLVYLMNHYDKSLLKKYMIVVYTFILNLFLVGVNQVTGGNYGLLNKTPFIPDAPLWLKYLLVSVILSLALVLFDILFKKRWKKRNQVKSVL, encoded by the coding sequence ATGTTCCATCAATTTATCACCAGAACTCAGACAGTCCCTCCTCCCATTTCACTTTTTTGGTATGGGGTTATGATGCTGGTCTTAATGCTTTGTATTTATGGGGCACTTGCTTATCACAAAAATCCGAAATTTGTATACTTGTTTAAGGGGATTCAGATCCTCCAGTTGCTAGCACTCTATAGTTGGTATGTTGGTTTTGGGATTCCCTTTTCTAATAGTCTCCCATTTTATCATTGCCGTTTAGCTATGTTTGCTGTGGTTTTCTTGCCCGATAAATGGAAAAGCAAGCAGTACTTTGCCCTCTTAGGAGCAAGTGGAGCTGTCTTTGCACTGGTTTACCCAGTTTTTGACCCCTATGACTTCCCCCATATTACCAGTTTTTCATTTTTGATTGGGCACTATGCCCTTCTAGTGAATTCCTTGGTCTACTTGATGAATCACTATGACAAGAGCCTACTCAAGAAATATATGATTGTAGTCTATACCTTTATCCTCAATCTCTTTCTAGTTGGGGTTAATCAGGTGACTGGTGGGAATTATGGCTTGTTAAATAAGACACCTTTTATTCCTGATGCCCCCCTGTGGCTAAAGTACCTACTTGTGTCCGTCATCCTTTCACTGGCTCTGGTTCTTTTTGATATCTTGTTCAAAAAACGGTGGAAAAAGAGAAACCAGGTGAAATCAGTGCTCTAG
- the gatC gene encoding Asp-tRNA(Asn)/Glu-tRNA(Gln) amidotransferase subunit GatC produces the protein MKITQEEVTHVANLSKLRFSEEETAAFATTLSKIVDMVELLGEVDTTGVAPTTTMADRKTVLRPDVAEEGTDRDRLFKNVPEKDNYYIKVPAILDDGGDA, from the coding sequence ATGAAAATTACGCAAGAAGAGGTAACACACGTTGCCAATCTTTCAAAATTAAGATTCTCTGAAGAAGAAACTGCTGCCTTTGCAACTACCTTGTCCAAGATTGTAGACATGGTTGAATTACTGGGCGAAGTAGACACAACTGGTGTCGCACCTACTACGACCATGGCTGACCGCAAGACTGTACTCCGCCCTGATGTGGCCGAAGAAGGAACAGACCGTGATCGCTTGTTTAAAAACGTACCTGAAAAAGACAACTACTATATCAAGGTACCAGCTATCCTAGACGATGGAGGAGATGCCTAA
- the gatA gene encoding Asp-tRNA(Asn)/Glu-tRNA(Gln) amidotransferase subunit GatA, with translation MTFNNKTIEDLHNLLVSKEISATELTQATLEDIKSRETAINAFVTIAEEQALAQAKAIDEAGIDADNVLSGIPFAVKDNISTDGILTTAASKMLYNYEPIFDATAVANAKAKGMIVVGKTNMDEFAMGGSGETSHYGATKNAWDHSKVPGGSSSGSAAAVASGQIRLSLGSDTGGSIRQPAAFNGIVGLKPTYGTVSRFGLIAFGSSLDQIGPFAPTVKENALLLNAIASEDAKDSTSAPVRIADFTSKIGQDIKGMKIALPKEYLGQGIDPEVKETILNAAKHFEKLGAIVEEVSLPHSKYGVAVYYIIASSEASSNLQRFDGIRYGYRAEDASNLDEIYVNSRSQGFGEEVKRRIMLGTFSLSSGYYDAYYKKAGQVRTLIIQDFEKVFADYDLILGPTAPSVAYDLDSLNHDPVAMYLADLLTIPVNLAGLPGISIPAGFSQGLPVGLQLIGPKYSEETIYQVAAAFEATTDYHKQQPVIFGGDN, from the coding sequence ATGACTTTCAACAATAAAACCATTGAAGACTTGCACAATCTCCTTGTCTCAAAGGAAATTTCTGCAACTGAATTGACCCAAGCAACTCTTGAAGATATCAAGTCTCGAGAGACAGCTATCAACGCTTTTGTTACCATCGCTGAGGAGCAAGCTCTTGCTCAAGCTAAAGCTATTGATGAAGCTGGAATTGACGCTGATAATGTCCTTTCAGGAATTCCATTTGCAGTTAAGGATAACATCTCTACAGACGGCATTCTCACAACTGCTGCATCAAAAATGCTCTATAACTACGAGCCAATTTTTGATGCGACAGCCGTTGCCAATGCAAAGGCTAAAGGCATGATTGTTGTAGGAAAGACCAACATGGACGAATTTGCCATGGGTGGTTCAGGTGAGACTTCCCACTACGGAGCAACTAAAAACGCTTGGGACCACAGCAAGGTTCCTGGTGGTTCATCAAGTGGTTCTGCCGCAGCTGTAGCTTCAGGACAAATTCGCTTGTCACTTGGTTCTGATACGGGTGGCTCTATTCGCCAACCTGCTGCCTTCAACGGGATCGTTGGTCTCAAACCAACCTACGGAACAGTTTCACGTTTCGGTCTCATTGCCTTTGGTAGTTCATTAGACCAGATTGGACCTTTTGCTCCTACTGTTAAGGAAAATGCTCTCTTGCTCAACGCTATTGCCAGCGAAGATGCCAAAGACTCTACTTCTGCCCCTGTCCGCATTGCCGACTTTACTTCAAAAATTGGTCAAGACATCAAGGGTATGAAAATCGCTTTGCCTAAGGAATACCTTGGCCAAGGGATTGACCCAGAAGTTAAAGAAACCATTCTTAATGCTGCTAAACACTTTGAAAAACTGGGGGCTATCGTCGAAGAAGTCAGCCTTCCTCACTCTAAATACGGTGTTGCCGTCTACTACATCATCGCTTCATCTGAAGCTTCATCAAACTTGCAACGCTTTGACGGTATCCGTTACGGCTACCGCGCAGAAGATGCAAGCAACCTTGATGAAATCTATGTAAACAGCCGTAGCCAAGGTTTCGGTGAAGAAGTGAAACGCCGTATTATGCTAGGTACTTTCAGCCTTTCGTCAGGTTACTACGATGCCTATTACAAGAAAGCTGGTCAGGTCCGTACCCTCATCATTCAAGATTTCGAAAAAGTCTTTGCGGATTACGATTTGATTTTGGGACCAACTGCTCCAAGCGTTGCCTATGACTTGGATTCACTCAACCACGATCCAGTTGCCATGTACTTGGCTGACCTCTTGACCATCCCAGTCAACTTAGCTGGTCTACCAGGAATTTCGATTCCTGCTGGATTCTCTCAAGGTCTACCAGTCGGTCTACAATTGATTGGTCCTAAGTACTCTGAGGAAACCATTTACCAAGTTGCTGCTGCTTTTGAAGCAACAACAGACTACCACAAACAACAACCCGTGATTTTTGGAGGTGACAACTAA
- the gatB gene encoding Asp-tRNA(Asn)/Glu-tRNA(Gln) amidotransferase subunit GatB, whose amino-acid sequence MNFETVIGLEVHVELNTNSKIFSPTSAHFGNDQNANTNVIDWSFPGVLPVLNKGVVDAGIKAALALNMDIHKKMHFDRKNYFYPDNPKAYQISQFDEPIGYNGWIEVELEDGTTKKIGIERAHLEEDAGKNTHGTDGYSYVDLNRQGVPLIEIVSEADMRSPEEAYAYLTALKEVIQYAGISDVKMEEGSMRVDANISLRPYGQEKFGTKTELKNLNSFSNVRKGLEYEVQRQAEILRSGGQIRQETRRYDEANKATILMRVKEGAADYRYFPEPDLPLFEISNEWIEEMRTELPEFPKERRARYVADLGLSDYDANQLTANKVTSDFFEKAVALGGDAKQVSNWLQGEVAQFLNAEGKTLEQIELTPENLVEMIAIIEDGTISSKIAKKVFVHLAKNGGGAREYVEKAGMVQISDPEILIPIIHQVFADNEAAVADFKSGKRNADKAFTGFLMKATKGQANPQVALKLLAQELAKLKED is encoded by the coding sequence ATGAACTTTGAAACAGTCATTGGACTTGAAGTCCACGTAGAGCTCAACACCAATTCAAAAATCTTCTCACCTACTTCTGCCCACTTTGGAAATGACCAAAATGCCAACACCAACGTGATTGATTGGTCCTTCCCAGGTGTTCTGCCAGTTCTCAATAAAGGTGTTGTTGATGCCGGTATCAAAGCTGCTCTTGCCCTCAATATGGATATCCACAAAAAGATGCACTTCGACCGCAAGAACTACTTCTATCCTGATAATCCCAAAGCCTACCAAATTTCTCAATTTGATGAGCCAATCGGTTACAACGGCTGGATTGAAGTAGAGCTAGAAGACGGTACAACCAAGAAAATCGGTATCGAACGCGCTCACCTAGAAGAAGACGCTGGTAAAAACACTCACGGTACAGATGGCTACTCTTATGTTGACCTCAACCGCCAAGGGGTGCCATTGATTGAGATTGTATCTGAAGCCGACATGCGTTCTCCTGAAGAAGCCTATGCTTATCTAACCGCCCTCAAGGAAGTTATCCAGTATGCTGGCATTTCTGACGTTAAGATGGAAGAAGGTTCGATGCGTGTGGATGCCAACATTTCTCTTCGTCCTTATGGTCAAGAGAAATTCGGTACCAAGACTGAGTTGAAAAACCTCAACTCCTTCTCAAACGTGCGTAAGGGTCTTGAATACGAAGTCCAACGTCAGGCTGAAATCCTACGCTCAGGTGGTCAAATCCGCCAAGAAACACGCCGTTACGATGAAGCCAACAAAGCAACCATACTCATGCGTGTCAAGGAAGGCGCTGCAGACTACCGCTACTTCCCAGAACCAGACCTACCTCTCTTTGAAATTTCAAACGAGTGGATTGAGGAAATGCGTACAGAGTTGCCAGAGTTTCCGAAAGAACGCCGTGCGCGTTACGTGGCTGACCTTGGCTTGTCAGACTACGATGCTAACCAGTTGACTGCAAACAAGGTCACTTCTGACTTCTTTGAAAAAGCTGTTGCCCTCGGTGGCGATGCTAAACAAGTCTCTAACTGGCTCCAAGGTGAAGTGGCTCAATTCTTGAATGCTGAAGGCAAGACACTGGAACAAATCGAATTGACACCAGAAAACTTGGTTGAAATGATTGCCATCATCGAAGACGGCACTATCTCGTCTAAGATTGCCAAGAAAGTCTTTGTCCACCTAGCTAAAAATGGCGGTGGCGCGCGTGAATACGTGGAAAAAGCAGGTATGGTTCAAATCTCAGATCCTGAAATCTTGATCCCGATCATCCACCAAGTCTTTGCGGATAACGAAGCCGCCGTTGCCGACTTCAAGTCAGGAAAACGTAATGCAGACAAGGCCTTCACAGGCTTCCTTATGAAAGCAACCAAAGGCCAAGCCAACCCACAAGTTGCTCTTAAACTGCTTGCACAAGAATTGGCGAAGTTGAAAGAAGATTAA
- the efp gene encoding elongation factor P, protein MIEASKLKAGMTFETADGKLIRVLEASHHKPGKGNTIMRMKLRDVRTGSTFDTSYRPEEKFEQAIIETVPAQYLYKMDETAYFMNTETYDQYEIPVVNVENELLYILENSDVKIQFYGTEVIGVTVPTTVELTVAETQPSIKGATVTGSGKPATMETGLVVNVPDFIEAGQKLIINTAEGTYVSRA, encoded by the coding sequence ATGATTGAAGCAAGCAAATTGAAAGCTGGTATGACGTTTGAAACTGCAGACGGAAAATTGATCCGCGTTTTGGAAGCTAGCCACCACAAACCAGGTAAAGGGAACACAATCATGCGTATGAAATTACGTGATGTCCGTACTGGTTCTACTTTTGATACAAGCTACCGTCCAGAAGAAAAATTCGAACAAGCTATTATCGAAACTGTTCCAGCTCAATACTTGTACAAAATGGATGAAACTGCCTACTTCATGAACACTGAAACTTACGACCAATACGAAATCCCAGTCGTAAATGTTGAAAATGAATTGCTTTACATCCTTGAAAACTCTGATGTGAAAATCCAATTCTACGGAACTGAAGTAATCGGTGTAACTGTACCAACCACTGTTGAATTGACAGTTGCTGAAACACAACCATCTATCAAAGGTGCTACTGTTACAGGTTCTGGTAAACCAGCAACTATGGAAACTGGACTTGTTGTCAACGTTCCAGACTTCATCGAAGCTGGGCAAAAATTGATCATCAACACTGCAGAAGGAACTTACGTTTCTCGTGCCTAA
- a CDS encoding Asp23/Gls24 family envelope stress response protein: MGIEEQFGEIVIAPRVLEKIIAIATAKVEGVHSFSNKSVSDTLSKLSLGRGVYLKESNEELTADIYLYLEYGVKVPKVALAIQKAVKDAVRDMADVELAAVNIHVAGIVPDKTPKPELKDLFNEDFLND, translated from the coding sequence ATGGGAATTGAAGAACAATTTGGCGAAATCGTTATCGCTCCACGTGTACTTGAAAAAATTATTGCCATCGCAACTGCTAAAGTTGAGGGTGTCCACTCATTTTCAAATAAATCCGTATCTGATACCCTATCAAAACTCTCTCTTGGTCGTGGCGTCTACTTAAAAGAAAGCAACGAAGAACTAACTGCTGACATCTATCTCTACCTTGAGTACGGTGTGAAAGTACCAAAAGTTGCTCTTGCTATTCAAAAAGCAGTGAAAGACGCTGTCCGTGATATGGCTGATGTGGAACTTGCTGCTGTCAACATCCATGTTGCAGGAATCGTTCCAGACAAGACACCAAAACCTGAGTTGAAAGATCTATTTAACGAGGACTTCCTCAATGACTAG
- the nusB gene encoding transcription antitermination factor NusB, with protein sequence MTSPLLESRRELRKCAFQALMSLEFDTDMETACRFAYTHDREDEDVQIPAFLLNLVSGVQAQKDELDKQINQHLKSGWTVERLTLVEKNLLRLGIFEITSFDTPQLVAVNEAIELAKNFSDQKSARFINGLLSQFVTEENE encoded by the coding sequence ATGACTAGTCCATTATTAGAATCTAGACGCGAACTTCGTAAATGCGCTTTTCAAGCTCTCATGAGCCTTGAATTCGACACAGATATGGAAACGGCTTGTCGCTTTGCCTACACACATGACCGTGAAGATGAAGATGTGCAAATTCCTGCCTTTCTTCTGAACTTGGTTTCTGGTGTTCAAGCTCAAAAAGACGAGTTGGATAAACAAATCAACCAGCACCTCAAGTCAGGCTGGACAGTTGAACGCTTGACCTTGGTCGAAAAAAACTTACTACGCTTGGGTATCTTTGAAATCACATCATTTGATACTCCTCAGCTGGTAGCAGTCAATGAAGCCATTGAACTTGCTAAGAATTTTTCAGATCAAAAATCAGCCCGCTTTATCAACGGACTGCTTAGTCAATTTGTAACTGAAGAAAATGAATAA
- a CDS encoding acetyl-CoA carboxylase carboxyl transferase subunit alpha: MNIAKIVREAREQSRLTTLDFATGIFDEFIQLHGDRSFRDDGAVVGGIGWLGDQAVTVVGIQKGKSLQDNLKRNFGQPHPEGYRKALRLMKQAEKFGRPVVTFINTAGAYPGVGAEERGQGEAIARNLMEMSDLKVPIIAIIIGEGGSGGALALAVADRVWMLENSIYAILSPEGFASILWKDGSRAMEAAELMKITSHELLEMDVVDKVISEAGLSSKELIKSVKKELQAELARLSQKPLEELLEERYQRFRKY, from the coding sequence ATGAATATTGCAAAAATAGTCAGAGAAGCGCGTGAGCAGAGTCGCTTGACAACCTTAGACTTTGCGACAGGCATTTTTGATGAATTTATCCAATTACACGGTGACCGTTCTTTTCGTGACGATGGTGCAGTTGTTGGTGGTATTGGCTGGCTTGGGGACCAAGCTGTAACAGTGGTTGGTATCCAAAAAGGCAAGAGTTTACAAGATAACCTCAAGCGGAATTTTGGTCAACCGCATCCAGAAGGCTACCGTAAGGCTCTACGGTTGATGAAACAGGCTGAAAAGTTTGGTCGTCCAGTTGTGACCTTTATCAATACTGCAGGTGCCTATCCTGGTGTCGGCGCGGAAGAACGCGGTCAAGGAGAAGCTATCGCTCGCAATCTCATGGAAATGAGTGACCTGAAAGTTCCGATTATTGCTATTATTATCGGTGAAGGTGGTTCAGGTGGAGCTCTGGCTCTGGCAGTCGCAGACCGTGTCTGGATGCTGGAAAATTCTATCTATGCCATTCTCAGCCCAGAAGGCTTTGCTTCCATTCTATGGAAGGACGGCAGTCGTGCCATGGAAGCGGCAGAACTGATGAAAATCACTTCTCATGAGCTGTTAGAAATGGACGTGGTAGACAAGGTGATTTCTGAAGCAGGACTTTCTAGCAAAGAACTGATTAAGAGTGTAAAGAAAGAACTTCAAGCTGAGCTAGCTAGACTTTCGCAAAAACCGTTAGAAGAGTTGTTGGAAGAACGCTATCAAAGATTTAGAAAATATTAA
- the accD gene encoding acetyl-CoA carboxylase, carboxyltransferase subunit beta: MALFSKKDKYIRINPNRSVREKPQAKPEVPDELFSQCPGCKHTIYQKDLGSERICPHCSYTFRISAQERLALTIDMGTFKELFTGIESKDPLHFPGYQKKLATMREKTGLDEAVVTGTALIKGQTVALGIMDSNFIMASMGTVVGEKITRLFEYATVEKLPVVLFTASGGARMQEGIMSLMQMAKISAAVKRHSNAGLFYLTILTDPTTGGVTASFAMEGDIILAEPQSLVGFAGRRVIENTVRESLPEDFQKAEFLLEHGFVDAIVKRRDLPDTIASLVRLHGGSPR, translated from the coding sequence ATGGCTCTATTTAGTAAAAAAGATAAGTATATTCGAATCAATCCCAATCGTTCAGTTAGGGAAAAACCTCAAGCTAAGCCAGAGGTTCCAGATGAATTATTCTCCCAGTGTCCGGGTTGTAAGCATACCATCTACCAGAAGGATCTGGGAAGTGAGCGTATCTGTCCGCACTGTAGCTATACCTTTCGTATTTCTGCCCAAGAACGCTTGGCTTTGACGATTGATATGGGAACCTTCAAGGAATTGTTTACAGGGATTGAAAGCAAGGATCCCTTGCATTTCCCTGGTTACCAAAAGAAACTGGCAACCATGCGTGAAAAAACAGGTCTGGATGAAGCCGTTGTGACAGGAACTGCTCTTATTAAAGGTCAGACTGTGGCTCTTGGGATTATGGATTCCAACTTTATCATGGCATCTATGGGTACGGTTGTAGGGGAAAAAATCACTCGATTATTTGAGTATGCGACTGTTGAAAAATTGCCAGTTGTTCTTTTCACAGCATCTGGTGGAGCCCGTATGCAGGAAGGAATTATGAGTCTCATGCAGATGGCAAAGATTTCTGCAGCAGTTAAACGCCATTCAAATGCTGGCCTCTTTTACCTGACGATTTTGACAGATCCAACGACAGGTGGTGTAACAGCTTCCTTCGCTATGGAAGGCGATATCATTCTGGCTGAACCACAAAGTTTGGTTGGTTTTGCTGGGCGTCGTGTCATTGAAAATACGGTTCGTGAAAGCTTGCCTGAGGATTTCCAAAAGGCAGAATTCCTATTAGAACATGGCTTTGTGGATGCTATCGTTAAAAGAAGAGACTTGCCAGATACAATTGCTAGCCTAGTCAGATTGCACGGAGGGAGTCCAAGATGA
- the accC gene encoding acetyl-CoA carboxylase biotin carboxylase subunit, whose protein sequence is MFRKILIANRGEIAVRIIRAARELGIATVAVYSTADKEALHTLLADEAVCIGPGKATESYLNINAVLSAAVLTEAEAIHPGFGFLSENSKFATMCEEVGIKFIGPSGHVMDMMGDKINARAQMIKAGVPVIPGSDGEVHNSEEALIVAEKIGYPVMLKASAGGGGKGIRKVEKPEDLVSAFETASSEAKANYGNGAMYIERVIYPARHIEVQILGDEHGNVIHLGERDCSLQRNNQKVLEESPSIAIGKTLRHEIGAAAVRAAESVGYENAGTIEFLLDEASGNFYFMEMNTRVQVEHPVTEFVSGVDIVKEQIRIAAGQPLSVKQEDIVLRGHAIECRINAENPAFNFAPSPGKITNLYLPSGGVGLRVDSAVYPGYTIPPYYDSMIAKVIVHGENRFDALMKMQRALYELEIEGVQTNADFQLDLISDRNVIAGDYDTSFLMETFLPKYQEKE, encoded by the coding sequence ATGTTTCGAAAAATTTTAATTGCCAATCGTGGTGAAATTGCGGTCCGTATTATCCGTGCAGCGCGTGAATTGGGGATTGCGACGGTAGCGGTTTATTCAACTGCTGATAAGGAAGCCCTTCATACGCTTTTGGCAGATGAAGCGGTTTGTATCGGCCCTGGCAAGGCAACTGAGTCTTATCTTAACATTAATGCGGTTCTATCAGCTGCAGTCTTGACTGAAGCAGAAGCTATTCACCCCGGTTTTGGATTTCTCAGTGAAAATTCCAAATTTGCAACCATGTGTGAAGAGGTTGGCATCAAGTTTATCGGTCCATCTGGCCATGTTATGGATATGATGGGGGACAAGATTAATGCACGTGCTCAGATGATTAAAGCAGGCGTGCCCGTCATTCCGGGTTCGGATGGAGAAGTGCATAACTCTGAGGAAGCTTTGATTGTTGCTGAAAAAATTGGCTATCCTGTGATGCTCAAGGCTTCAGCAGGTGGAGGTGGTAAAGGGATTCGTAAGGTTGAAAAACCAGAAGACCTTGTTTCAGCTTTTGAAACTGCCTCTAGTGAAGCCAAGGCTAATTATGGCAATGGTGCCATGTACATAGAACGGGTCATTTATCCAGCTCGTCATATCGAGGTTCAAATTCTAGGAGATGAACATGGAAATGTAATCCATTTGGGGGAACGAGATTGCTCTCTTCAACGGAATAACCAAAAGGTTTTAGAAGAAAGCCCTTCGATTGCAATCGGAAAAACGCTACGCCATGAAATCGGTGCTGCGGCTGTTCGAGCTGCAGAGTCTGTTGGCTATGAGAATGCAGGGACCATTGAGTTTCTTCTTGACGAAGCCAGTGGAAACTTCTATTTCATGGAGATGAATACTCGTGTTCAGGTAGAGCATCCAGTAACAGAGTTTGTTTCAGGTGTGGATATCGTTAAGGAACAGATTCGCATTGCGGCAGGCCAGCCTTTGTCTGTGAAGCAAGAAGATATTGTCCTACGTGGCCATGCTATCGAGTGTCGGATCAATGCAGAAAATCCAGCTTTTAATTTTGCTCCAAGTCCAGGTAAGATTACCAATCTCTATCTGCCAAGTGGAGGGGTTGGCTTGCGCGTAGATTCAGCAGTTTATCCAGGCTATACCATTCCCCCCTATTATGATAGTATGATTGCCAAAGTCATCGTTCATGGAGAGAATCGTTTTGATGCTTTGATGAAAATGCAACGAGCCCTCTATGAACTAGAGATAGAGGGGGTGCAGACCAATGCTGATTTCCAGCTTGACCTCATTTCAGATCGCAATGTCATTGCTGGGGATTACGATACTTCCTTCTTGATGGAAACCTTCTTACCCAAATATCAAGAAAAAGAATAA
- the fabZ gene encoding 3-hydroxyacyl-ACP dehydratase FabZ produces the protein MIDIQGIKEALPHRYPMLLVDRVLEVSEDTIVAIKNVTINEPFFNGHFPQYPVMPGVLIMEALAQTAGVLELSKPENKGKLVFYAGMDKVKFKKQVVPGDQLVMTATFVKRRGTIAVVEAKAEVDGKLAASGTLTFAIGN, from the coding sequence ATGATCGATATTCAAGGAATCAAAGAAGCTCTACCCCACCGTTATCCCATGCTCCTAGTGGACCGTGTCTTGGAAGTGAGCGAGGATACTATTGTTGCCATCAAAAATGTGACTATCAACGAGCCTTTCTTTAACGGCCATTTTCCTCAATACCCAGTTATGCCAGGTGTTCTAATCATGGAAGCCTTGGCGCAAACTGCTGGTGTTTTGGAGTTGTCTAAGCCTGAAAATAAGGGGAAACTAGTCTTTTACGCTGGTATGGACAAGGTTAAATTCAAGAAGCAGGTTGTACCAGGCGACCAATTGGTTATGACAGCGACTTTTGTAAAACGTCGTGGTACCATTGCCGTGGTTGAAGCCAAAGCTGAAGTGGATGGCAAGCTTGCTGCTAGTGGTACTCTTACCTTTGCAATTGGGAACTAA
- the accB gene encoding acetyl-CoA carboxylase biotin carboxyl carrier protein, whose protein sequence is MNLNDIKDLMAQFDQSSLREFSYKNGTDELQFSKNEARLVPEVAAPVAPAPVLATPNSAAPTSAPAETVEEVQAPAETSVVAEGDVVESPLVGVAYLAAGPDKPAFVSVGDSVKKGQTLVIIEAMKVMNEIPAPKDGVVTEILVSNEEMVEFGKGLVRIK, encoded by the coding sequence ATGAATTTAAACGATATTAAAGACTTGATGGCTCAATTTGACCAGTCAAGTTTGAGAGAATTTTCTTATAAAAATGGGACGGATGAGTTGCAGTTTAGCAAAAATGAAGCTAGACTTGTGCCTGAAGTTGCAGCTCCAGTTGCTCCAGCGCCCGTTCTAGCAACACCAAATTCAGCGGCTCCTACATCTGCTCCAGCAGAGACTGTAGAAGAAGTTCAAGCTCCAGCTGAAACAAGTGTAGTTGCTGAGGGAGATGTTGTAGAGAGCCCACTTGTTGGAGTGGCTTACTTGGCTGCTGGCCCAGATAAACCGGCCTTCGTTTCAGTTGGTGATAGTGTCAAAAAAGGTCAAACATTGGTGATTATCGAAGCCATGAAAGTTATGAATGAAATTCCAGCACCTAAGGATGGTGTAGTAACGGAAATTCTCGTTTCTAACGAAGAAATGGTTGAGTTTGGTAAAGGATTGGTACGTATCAAATGA